Within the Thermomicrobiales bacterium genome, the region ACTCAACCAGGTATCCGGCCAGCAATCTGCCAATCGGAATCGCCAGCCAGGCGATGCTGGTGATGACGCCGAACACGCGTCCGCGCAGCTCGGGCGGCACCCGCTCCTGATTGACCGTCATGAGAATCGGATTCAGCGGACCAGCGCCAAACCCACGAACAACCAGCGCCGCCAGCGTCAGCACCAGCACCGGTGTGAACGCCAGCGTGATCAGCGGCACGCCAGCGAGGACGAACGACGCAATGTACAGATTCCGCCGCGGCATACGATGCCCGACCGCCGCGAACATCAGCGTCGTGACGACCGCACCGGCTCCGTGGGCCGCCAGCATCAGCCCCAGGCTGGCGGCAGACCCGTAGACCTCGACGGCGTAGACCGGGATGATCAGGCCGATCATCGCGTCGATGAAGTTCATCATCGAGACCTGAACGACCAGACAGAGGATCAGCCCGTCGCGCCGAATGAAGTCGAATCCCACGCGCAGGTCGTCGCGGTAGCCGCTGGTGACACGCCGCTCCTCGTGCTCTCTGGCCATGCTGGCCGGAATGCAGAGAATCAGTGCTGCCGAGACCAGGAAGCTCGCCGCGTCAATCCACAGCGCGGCATCAACGCCAGCCCCGGCAATGACCAGACCGGCGATCGGCGCGCCGAGCAGATACGACGCGCGCTGAATCAGTTGCTCGATCGCATTCACCCGCTCCAGCTTCATCGCGGCGCGCTCAGCCAGGTCGGGCAACAGCGACATGCGCGCCGTCGTACCGGGCGTGTCCAGCAACCCGCCGATGAACACCAGCACGAGCAATTGCCAGAACGCCAGCCCGACCGTCAGCGCCATCAGCGGGATCGCCGCGACGGCGACGCTGCTGATGATGTCGGAAACGATGCTCATGCGCCGGAAGCCGACCCGGTCGACGAGCGCTCCGCCGAAGACACCGGCGATGATGAACGGCAGCGCAGCCGCGAAGCCGGTCAGCCCGGCCTGCGAGGCACTGCCGGTCGTCTCCAGCACGTACCACGGAATCGCGATCAGCGCGAAGACGTTGCCCAGCATTGAGACCGCATTCGCGGCCAGCAGGGCGAAGAGCGGCAGGCGCGCTCGCGACTCGGGCGAAAGGATCATCGGGTGTCTGCCTCAATGGTCAGCGAGCCAACTCCGGTTGACAGGTCGAGTCGCATGATCGGCATGCCATCAGCTGCCGGGCGCGACCAGTTGCCCGGCTGCCCGTGCAACCCATGCGCGCGAATTGCTCCGAGTGATGTCGTCGCTCGCACTTCCAGACCGACCGCGTCCGGCAGACGCACCCGGATCGAGCCAGTCGCCGCCTGCAACCGGACAGCGCAATCGCTCTCCCAGATGCCGCGCAGGTCGACATCGAGCGAGCCGGTGCTCGCGCTGACATCCACCGTCGCCAGGGCAGCGAACTGACCGGTCAGCTGTAGCCCGATCGTGCCGGTTGAGCCTTCAATGCGCACCTGCCGCAGATTGTCCTGCCGCCCGGCGATGGTCAGCGTTGACTCGCCAGTCGCCTGATCGATCGAAACGTTGCGCAGGGCCAGCGCTGAGAGGTTGTAGGTGCCATCGCCAGTCGAATGAACGATTTCCAGATCGAGCGGAATGCGGTTCGACAGCGCGATGTCCCACTCATTGCGACCCCGGTTGGATGATCGTCCGCTCGGCGTGGACTGGCAGACCGTCATCCTGCCGGTGCCGTCCGTCTCCTCGTAGTTGAGCACCGGCTCCAGCTCGGGCGTGTAGCGGAATGCACCGTCGAGGAGGTCTGATGCGCTGCCGGAAATCCGCAGCACGCCGACGTGCATACCGACCCGGGCGACGACATGATCTGCGGTACCAGTCGGCAATGTGTGGTGGGCGAACTGCTCGGCAACGTTCTTCGAGCGACCAAAGATCATGCGACCTCCTCCAGGGCGAGTGCAGGGCGACCGGGCATACGCGCCGGTGTCTGCATCTGGCGAAATACCGGGATGAACCAGAACAGCGAAACAACGAGACAGTTGCTGACAGCCATGAAGAGCAGTGTGGTCTGCAGGCCCATCCGCTCCAGAAGCAGGCCGTACATGAGCATGCCGATCGGGCTGGTAGTCATGCTGACCGCGCCGATCAGGCCGAAGACGCGACCACGCATCTGCTCCGGAATGCGTTCCTGCATGATCGTCATCGAGAGTGGGTTGGCGGGTTCCAGCGCCGTCGCGTTGACGACGATCGCACCAGCGACGATCCACAGCGGCGGGATCAGGACCAGCAACCAGAAGGTCAGCGCCCGCACGGTGAAGCCACCGACGTAGACCAGGCGGCGGGGCAGGCGATGCCCGCGTGCGGCATAGATCAGCGCACCGACGATCGATCCGCCGCCCAGAGCCGAGTAGAGAACACCGAGGTCGAGCGCCGAGCCGAGCACATCGCGGGCGTAGACCGGCAGCACAACCACGTAGAGCGGCTCCGCCAGCAGGCTGCCCAGCGTCGACATCGCGATCATCCCGAGCACCAGCCGATCGCCGCGAATGAACCGCAGTCCCTCAGCAATCTCGGTGAGATAGCTGCCCCGCTCGGAGAGATGCGCGGCGCGCAAGAACGGCAGTCCGACCGTCAGGATCGTCGCCGAGATGACGAACGAACCGGCGTTGACGAAGAGCGCACCCTCCGGGCCGATAAAGGCGAGCGCGGCTCCGGCGAGCGGCGCGCCGAACATCGCAGCAATCCGCCGGACGATCGCCCACAGCGAATTGGCGCGCTCCAGCGTCATCCCGGCCCGCGCCGCCAGGTCGGGATACAGACTCGTGCGAGCGGTCGCACCCGGCGCATCGAGCAGCGCCCCAGCGAACACGAGGACGAGCAGGAGCCAGAACGGTAGCGAGCCGATCAGATAGAACAGCGGGATAAGCGCGACCGAACCCGCGCTGGCGAGGTCGGACATGATCGCCATGCGGCGATAGCCGATCCGCTCGACCATCCCACCGGCAAACGCACCGGAGATGATCAGCGGCAGCAATCCGGTCGCGGCGACAATGCCCATCTTGCCCGCGCTGCCGGTGGTCTCCAACACGAACCAGGGGATCGCAATATTCGAGAACTGGTTCCCCAGATGCGAGATCAGGTTCGCAACCAGCATCGCCCGGAGCGGCAGCGCCGAGGATCCTCGCCAACGCCGGATCATGCGGCGCTCCCCTCAGCGACCGGCCGCGACTCATCGAGCCGGTGGATCGCCGGGACGAAGAACATCGCGATGGCCAGCGCCTGCGACAGAATCGCGATCGCGAGGATCGTTCCGCGCATGCCGAGGCGTTCGATCGACAGGCCAGCAAGCAGCATCCCAAGTGGTGCGGCGACTTGCGAGATTGCCGAGAAGGTGCTGAAGACACGCCCGCGCAGTTCCGCAGGAATACGCTCGTGGCGGACTGTCACCAGCAACGGGTTGAGTGGACCGACGACGAGCGCACCGATGACGATGCCGCCCATGATGACCGCCAGATTGGTCGAGAACAGCAGCACCCAGGTCGAAGCCGTCGTCAGCATGTAGCCGAGAATCCAGAGGAACCTTCGCGGCAGTCGGTGGCCGGCGACCCCGTAGAACACCGCGCCAGTCAGCGCGCCGATGCCGAAGGCTGCCGCGATCAGGCCCAGGCGTGTCGGATCGTCCCAGGTGCGCTTGACGAAGACCGGCAGGACGACCGAGACAATCGGGCTGTTGACAAAGTTCGAGATCGCCAGACCGGCCGCCAGGACGAGCAACACATCGTCACCACGAAGAAACCGGAAGCCCGCTTTCAAATCCTCGACGTAACGGCTGCCGGTGCGCGGACGAGATGGAAACAGCCGCGCCGGAACTGCCAGCACTACGACGAGCGCCGAGATGGCAAACGTGCAGGCGTCGAACAACAGAACGTTGTCAGCGCCGATCATCGCGATCAGCAACCCCGCGAGTGGCGGCGCGACAAGCAACGCAGCGAACTGAGTGCCCTCAAAGACCGAGTTGGCTGATTCGAGCCGCATCCGACCGGCGGCAGCCAGCTCCGGGATCATTGAGCGACGCGCGGTGAGGCCGGGGATGGCCAGCAGTTCCGCCATGAACACCAGCACCAGCAATTCCCAGAAGGCCAGTCCGACCGTGTGATGGAGGATCGGCACCAACGCGACCGAGACAGCACTGACCAGATCGGCGGCCACACTGACGTGGCGGAACCCGATGCGATCAACGAGCGCCCCACCAAACACGCCCATCAGGAAGCCGGGCAGCGCGATGACGAAGGCGGTAAGCCCCATCTTGCCGGCACTGCCGGTCGTCTCCAGCACGAACCACGGCAACGCAACCATCGTCAGCATGCTGCCGATGAGCGAAATGGCGTTGCCGCCGAGAAACGCGAAGATCGGCAGACGAGCCGAGGCTGTTGGATTAGCGACTGCGACGTCGGCTGCCATCATGCTCTCCCGACTCAGGCTTCGCTGGCCAGGCGGCGGAGCATCGACATGCCCTCGTCCGGCGAGAGGCGTCCGTCCGCGACGCGCGCCAGAATCTCTTCGCGGTTGAGCTCGTCGGCCTCCGACTCCGGCGAGCCGCTCTCCTCAGTAAAGGCAGCGATGAGGTCATCCAGCTTGGCGCGAACGGTCGGGTAGGAAACGCCGAGCGAGCGCTCGACATCTGACAGATTGCCGCGACTCATCACGAAGAGCCGCAGAAACGCCTGTTGCTCCTGCGACAGGCGCAGGGTCGGCGCAGCCGGAGATGGCGCGGCGAACGACCCACGAATCTGGATGTCGCAGGTCGGGCAATAGAGCTCCCGAACGATGAGCTCACCTTCACAACTGGGGCAGGAATTGATCTGAATCGACACGGTTCTTCCTCCTTCGCCGCTATCCTAGCGAGGAAGAGAACCATTGTCAAGTGTTTTTGAACTGATTTTTACTTTTTCTTTTGAATCAGTTACCGACTCTCAAAATCAGGATGATGATCGTTAGCTGCTGGTAGCGCCAGCTGGCGGATATCGCTGCGCTGCAGTTGCGCAGGTTGGTCGCGCCGATCGAAGCAGGCGCGCAGGACCGCCCGCACAATGTCGAGGTCGCGCCGATCCAGCTCCGGCAAGCGCCGCAGGTAGAGCAGCAGCTCCGGATCGTCCAGCCCGACGCCGATCGCATCGAGCGTGACATCGCCGGGCAGCGCCAACCCTGCCTGCGCATAGAGCTCGGTCCAGGAGTGCCCCATCGCCCCGCAGACGCGGGTCAGCACATCCAGCCCCGGACGGCCGGGCTGGCCGCGCTCCAGACGCGACAGATAGCCGCGACTGACACCGGCGCGCGCGGCGAGCTCATCCTGCGTCCAGCCAAGCTCGCGCCGCCAGCGCGCCAGCACCGGCCCCAGCACGCGCCCGGTCGGGTCCGTTCCGTCTAGCGTCAGCGATCGTGACATGGAACCTCACCCCCTGCCCCTCTCCCGTGGGTAGAGGGGTGTCATGGATCGAACAGGTCGCCTGCCGCTTTGTGCAGGGCAGCGCTGACGCTGCCACCGGCTGGATTCGTTCGCACCATCCTACCCGGATATACTCCTGCGCGGGAGAGGGGGCCTGATGATCTGGTATAGCGAGTCGACAGATGATGTGGCGGCCGAGGACTTGCACGGCTTCTTCGTTGGCTGGCCAAATCCGCCAACGCCGGAGACGCACCTGCGCATGCTCCGTGGGAGTTCACACGTCGTCCTGGCACGCGATGGGGACTCGGAGCGAGACGGTCAGGTCGTGGGCTTCATCACTGCCGTCAGCGATGGTGTGCTGTCGGCGTACATCCCGCTATTGGAAGTGTTGCCGAGATTTCAGAATCACGGGATCGGCAGCGAGCTAGTCCGACGCATGCTCGACCAGCTTTCGGACTACTACATGATTGACCTTCTTTGTGACACTGAACTGCAGCCCTACTACGAGCGCTTCGCCATGCGTCGAGCGACAGGCATGATGCTGCGCAATTACGACAGGCAGGCCGGGCGGCCGAACGCCGATTGATCGAGACGCCACACGTATCAGGGCTGAACAGTTGACTGTGATACATCTGGAATGACATCAGGAATATCTACCGGCGTGCTTTCGATATTGCGCAGGCTGTACGAGGCAAATCCCAGGACGCAGGCGAGCGTGGCCAGGATTCCGCCACCGATAA harbors:
- a CDS encoding MFS transporter, encoding MILSPESRARLPLFALLAANAVSMLGNVFALIAIPWYVLETTGSASQAGLTGFAAALPFIIAGVFGGALVDRVGFRRMSIVSDIISSVAVAAIPLMALTVGLAFWQLLVLVFIGGLLDTPGTTARMSLLPDLAERAAMKLERVNAIEQLIQRASYLLGAPIAGLVIAGAGVDAALWIDAASFLVSAALILCIPASMAREHEERRVTSGYRDDLRVGFDFIRRDGLILCLVVQVSMMNFIDAMIGLIIPVYAVEVYGSAASLGLMLAAHGAGAVVTTLMFAAVGHRMPRRNLYIASFVLAGVPLITLAFTPVLVLTLAALVVRGFGAGPLNPILMTVNQERVPPELRGRVFGVITSIAWLAIPIGRLLAGYLVEWAGLTLAIGGVAVIYVLAALSMLRVSALREMDLPPGTAARAGAASA
- a CDS encoding toast rack family protein, which translates into the protein MIFGRSKNVAEQFAHHTLPTGTADHVVARVGMHVGVLRISGSASDLLDGAFRYTPELEPVLNYEETDGTGRMTVCQSTPSGRSSNRGRNEWDIALSNRIPLDLEIVHSTGDGTYNLSALALRNVSIDQATGESTLTIAGRQDNLRQVRIEGSTGTIGLQLTGQFAALATVDVSASTGSLDVDLRGIWESDCAVRLQAATGSIRVRLPDAVGLEVRATTSLGAIRAHGLHGQPGNWSRPAADGMPIMRLDLSTGVGSLTIEADTR
- a CDS encoding MFS transporter, with the protein product MIRRWRGSSALPLRAMLVANLISHLGNQFSNIAIPWFVLETTGSAGKMGIVAATGLLPLIISGAFAGGMVERIGYRRMAIMSDLASAGSVALIPLFYLIGSLPFWLLLVLVFAGALLDAPGATARTSLYPDLAARAGMTLERANSLWAIVRRIAAMFGAPLAGAALAFIGPEGALFVNAGSFVISATILTVGLPFLRAAHLSERGSYLTEIAEGLRFIRGDRLVLGMIAMSTLGSLLAEPLYVVVLPVYARDVLGSALDLGVLYSALGGGSIVGALIYAARGHRLPRRLVYVGGFTVRALTFWLLVLIPPLWIVAGAIVVNATALEPANPLSMTIMQERIPEQMRGRVFGLIGAVSMTTSPIGMLMYGLLLERMGLQTTLLFMAVSNCLVVSLFWFIPVFRQMQTPARMPGRPALALEEVA
- a CDS encoding MFS transporter; the protein is MAADVAVANPTASARLPIFAFLGGNAISLIGSMLTMVALPWFVLETTGSAGKMGLTAFVIALPGFLMGVFGGALVDRIGFRHVSVAADLVSAVSVALVPILHHTVGLAFWELLVLVFMAELLAIPGLTARRSMIPELAAAGRMRLESANSVFEGTQFAALLVAPPLAGLLIAMIGADNVLLFDACTFAISALVVVLAVPARLFPSRPRTGSRYVEDLKAGFRFLRGDDVLLVLAAGLAISNFVNSPIVSVVLPVFVKRTWDDPTRLGLIAAAFGIGALTGAVFYGVAGHRLPRRFLWILGYMLTTASTWVLLFSTNLAVIMGGIVIGALVVGPLNPLLVTVRHERIPAELRGRVFSTFSAISQVAAPLGMLLAGLSIERLGMRGTILAIAILSQALAIAMFFVPAIHRLDESRPVAEGSAA
- a CDS encoding DUF2089 domain-containing protein, whose amino-acid sequence is MSIQINSCPSCEGELIVRELYCPTCDIQIRGSFAAPSPAAPTLRLSQEQQAFLRLFVMSRGNLSDVERSLGVSYPTVRAKLDDLIAAFTEESGSPESEADELNREEILARVADGRLSPDEGMSMLRRLASEA
- a CDS encoding helix-turn-helix domain-containing protein, encoding MSRSLTLDGTDPTGRVLGPVLARWRRELGWTQDELAARAGVSRGYLSRLERGQPGRPGLDVLTRVCGAMGHSWTELYAQAGLALPGDVTLDAIGVGLDDPELLLYLRRLPELDRRDLDIVRAVLRACFDRRDQPAQLQRSDIRQLALPAANDHHPDFESR
- a CDS encoding GNAT family N-acetyltransferase, translating into MIWYSESTDDVAAEDLHGFFVGWPNPPTPETHLRMLRGSSHVVLARDGDSERDGQVVGFITAVSDGVLSAYIPLLEVLPRFQNHGIGSELVRRMLDQLSDYYMIDLLCDTELQPYYERFAMRRATGMMLRNYDRQAGRPNAD